CACTCCAGTCCTTGCCTGGCATGGATTTTGCGGCAGCAACCCCAGCACCCGTCGCACCTGCCGTCGCTTCGGCAGGCTCAGCGACCTTCGTCTCAGCCACCGCTTCCTTGAGCAGTCGCAACGCGTTCAGCGTGCGCGGGTAACCGCAATACGGCAAGCAGTTGTAAATCGCCTGTTCCACGTATTCGGCCGTGCGAATCTTCAGGTTCGCGCCGATATGCGCCTTGAGCTGCGGTTCCGTTCCCAAGTTCACGAGAATCGCCATCGTCAAGAGTTCGCGGGTATTCAGGTCGAGCCCCTTGCGGGTGTAGTAATCGCCAAAGCAGTTGCTCGCAAGGAAGTAATTGATGGTCGGCATACCGCTCTTGCCGTTCTTCGCCATATCGCGGAAACTCTGGCCGAACAGCGTTCCCTGCGCGTCGGCACCCGCCTCCAGGCGGGACTGCGCCGTCACCGTCGCACGGTTTTCGTCCACCTTCACGTTCTTCGCCTTGAACACGCTGCGGGCAATTTCCACCGCATCCACTGTCCGCGGGAACCCGGTATAGGGGGCGCACTGGTAAATCGCCTCGAGAATTTCTTCGGGAGCAAGCCCCTGCGCAAGCGCCGTCGCCACTTCTTCTTGCAAAAGAGCGCCCGACTGCTGCGTCACAAGCGACACCAGGCGAATCAACTCCACCTCGCGCTTTTCCACAAGCGGAGTCGCCGCCGGAACCTCGTTCTGCGTGAAGTTGTCCATCACGGCACGCAGTTCCTTGTCCTGCGAAAGTGCCTTTGCCTCGCCCTGCGGGCAGCAATCACACGCGGCAAGCACCGCACCCATACCAAGCATCGTCATAATCGTCCCTAGTTTCATGGTTTGTTCCTTTTTTATCTACGCCTTTAATATAAATAAATGCGCAAACCCCGCAAAATACCAAATTTTCATGCTCAGTATGCATGAAACGCATAGTGAAAACGATGCATCACGACCATTTGGGCGTTTCCCGGCCTGGGGCCGGGGCGGGCTATACTCGCTTCGCTCGCCGAGCCTGTAGTCTCGGCCCTTACGGGTGACTATCCCTAACGCGATTTCAGTGTGGAGTGTGGAGTGTGAGGGTCCTGAAATGGGCTAATTTCTCCGTATTTTTTGAGAAAATTAACCTATAAAGCCTAAAAAATTATATATTAACATTAAAGTCACTTGCATGCACACAGAATACATTTGTATATTTTATAAATACGGAGGTATGCCATGCAGAGCACATTACTACAAGTCAGGGTGGACGAAAAGACCCGTTCCGCAGCAGGGAGCATTTTTGAGAAACTCGGTATAGACCTGCCGACAGCCGTCCGAATGTTCCTTGCCCGCACCATTCTCGAAAACGGCATCCCTTTCAGCATGAAACTCCGCCCGACCGCACCCGACGATGTCCTTGAAGCCATGAAGCAGGCTTCGCAGTCCGCCGCCGATGCAGGAGTCGCCGACATGTCCCTTGAAGAAATCAACGCCGAAATCGCACAGGCGCGGGCAGGCAAATGAAGTGCTGTCGCGCAAGAAGTTTCATTTTCCAGCAGAAACCGTCTATTTCTTGATTTCTCGCCTGAAATCCATCGGCGTGAACCTTGCTGCCGTTGAAACTCTCGTTGGCGATTTTCCCGATCCGAAAGATGTGGTGTTTTTCGAGGTCGCCATGGAGAAGAACAAGACCGATGAAACTTTTCTGGTCACGGGCAACCAGAAGCATTTTCCGCAACACCCGAAAGTCGTCACCCCTGCGGAAATGCTGAGAATTCTGGACAACCTGTAGTCTGCCTAATGTAAAAACAGGGCGTTCCCCGGCACGGGGCCGGGGCGGGTGCTGCTCGCCGAGCACGCTCGGCTCATCGAGCCGCTTGCGCGTCTCGCCACCGCGTGGCGGTGCGACGCCCCCTAACGCAGACGCGGGTGTGTAATGTGTAGTGTGGGGTGTGGAATGATTACCCGAAGGGGATTTAGACCTTCTTCTATAACTCGTTTAAGACTACTCTGCTTCTTCGACTATCCTGGCACAACGGACAGGATATGCATTTCTTTTGGAAACAATTCTATCATAATCCGTTTGTTCGTACATTGAATTATAGGTGAAAAAAACCGTTGCCTTGTCAGAGGATGTATTTTCAGAGGCGCTCCAAAAATATGCAGATTCCCATATTGACTCATACTCCGCAGTATCTTTCCCAAATTGTTGCAAATGGCCCGTATAAATGAGTCCTAAATAAGTATGCAAATCTCCTGCATAAC
Above is a window of Fibrobacter sp. DNA encoding:
- a CDS encoding type II toxin-antitoxin system RelB/DinJ family antitoxin, with amino-acid sequence MQSTLLQVRVDEKTRSAAGSIFEKLGIDLPTAVRMFLARTILENGIPFSMKLRPTAPDDVLEAMKQASQSAADAGVADMSLEEINAEIAQARAGK
- a CDS encoding carboxymuconolactone decarboxylase family protein; its protein translation is MKLGTIMTMLGMGAVLAACDCCPQGEAKALSQDKELRAVMDNFTQNEVPAATPLVEKREVELIRLVSLVTQQSGALLQEEVATALAQGLAPEEILEAIYQCAPYTGFPRTVDAVEIARSVFKAKNVKVDENRATVTAQSRLEAGADAQGTLFGQSFRDMAKNGKSGMPTINYFLASNCFGDYYTRKGLDLNTRELLTMAILVNLGTEPQLKAHIGANLKIRTAEYVEQAIYNCLPYCGYPRTLNALRLLKEAVAETKVAEPAEATAGATGAGVAAAKSMPGKDWSVFPVGKPNDAYAKYFVGKSYLDMISKEQVGVGNVTFEPACRNNWHIHHAKKGGGQILIATAGRGYYQEWGKPAVELKPGDVVNIPAGVKHWHGAAPDSWFQHLAIEVPGEGTSNEWLEPVSDEDYGKLK